In Geobacter anodireducens, a genomic segment contains:
- a CDS encoding 2-hydroxyglutaryl-CoA dehydratase produces MHRVGFTTTIPLEIVLAAGMTPVDLNNVFITSPHATRMIEEAEVDGFPRSICGWIKGIYAAVVECGIHELIAVTEGDCSNTRALMEVLSLKGVETIPFAYPHDRDPAGLRLEIEKLMRRFGVGWDAVKLSRERLGRIRRKIKEIDRLTWEENRVSGQENHYFQVCTSDMNSAPDRFEAEVDAFLEEARQREPFRQRLRLAYIGVPPIMTDLYSFVETLDARVVFNETQRQFAMPFDTPDLVEQYRAYTYPYDIFHRLSDILMELERRKVDAVIHYVQSFCFRQIEDMIVRQKLPMPVLTLEGDKPGPLDARTRIRIEGFLEMLA; encoded by the coding sequence GTGCACCGTGTCGGATTCACAACCACCATCCCGCTGGAGATCGTCCTGGCGGCGGGCATGACACCCGTTGACCTGAACAACGTCTTCATCACCAGCCCCCACGCCACCCGGATGATCGAGGAGGCCGAGGTGGACGGATTCCCCCGCAGCATCTGCGGCTGGATCAAGGGGATCTATGCAGCGGTGGTCGAATGCGGCATCCACGAGCTGATCGCCGTGACCGAAGGGGACTGCAGCAATACCAGGGCGCTCATGGAAGTGCTGTCGCTGAAAGGGGTGGAGACGATCCCCTTTGCCTACCCCCACGACCGGGACCCGGCAGGGCTGCGCTTAGAGATCGAGAAACTCATGCGCCGGTTCGGGGTCGGCTGGGACGCGGTGAAGCTCTCGCGGGAGCGACTGGGGCGAATCCGGCGTAAAATCAAGGAGATTGACCGCCTCACCTGGGAGGAAAACCGGGTAAGCGGCCAGGAAAACCACTACTTCCAGGTCTGCACGAGCGACATGAACAGCGCCCCGGACCGGTTCGAGGCGGAGGTCGACGCCTTCCTGGAAGAGGCGCGGCAGCGGGAACCCTTCCGGCAACGGCTGCGGCTCGCCTACATCGGCGTCCCCCCCATCATGACCGACCTCTACTCTTTTGTGGAAACGCTCGATGCCCGGGTGGTCTTTAACGAAACCCAGCGCCAGTTCGCCATGCCCTTCGATACGCCGGACCTGGTGGAGCAGTATCGGGCCTACACCTATCCCTACGACATCTTCCACCGCCTCTCGGACATCCTGATGGAGCTGGAGCGGCGCAAGGTGGACGCGGTGATCCACTACGTCCAGTCCTTCTGTTTCCGGCAGATCGAAGATATGATCGTTCGCCAGAAGCTCCCCATGCCGGTGCTGACCCTGGAGGGCGACAAACCCGGCCCCCTGGATGCACGGACCAGAATCCGGATCGAAGGGTTCCTGGAGATGCTGGCATGA
- a CDS encoding 2-hydroxyglutaryl-CoA dehydratase produces MNLGIDLGSRKAKFALVQEGRVIRLADHDTVPFYKRYGRLEGEELVLDLAASGLFSTEELEGATVVVTGYGRNTLSLRGARVVSEIRAHVAGALAQTGLDDFTLLDMGGQDTKVALVRGGKLADFVMNDKCAASSGRYLENMAAILEVSLDELSSHWRDPVPLDATCGIFGESELIGQILRGYPMERLCAGVNQTLVKRVLPMLRRFPSETVVLTGGVAHNRALVRLLEDATGRALVVPEHPQHNGAIGCAVIRDQGPGTGKR; encoded by the coding sequence ATGAACCTGGGGATCGATCTCGGCAGCAGAAAGGCGAAATTCGCCCTGGTGCAGGAAGGGCGCGTGATTCGCCTGGCTGACCACGATACGGTCCCCTTCTACAAGCGCTACGGCCGGCTCGAAGGGGAAGAGCTGGTCCTGGACCTGGCCGCCAGTGGTCTCTTCTCGACCGAAGAACTGGAGGGGGCAACGGTGGTGGTCACGGGATACGGCCGCAACACCCTGTCGCTGCGGGGCGCGCGGGTGGTGTCGGAAATACGGGCCCACGTGGCAGGGGCCCTTGCCCAGACCGGACTCGACGACTTCACCCTCCTGGACATGGGAGGGCAGGACACCAAGGTGGCCCTCGTGAGGGGCGGCAAGCTCGCCGACTTTGTGATGAACGACAAGTGCGCCGCCTCCAGCGGCCGCTATCTGGAGAATATGGCGGCAATCCTGGAGGTGTCCCTTGACGAGCTCTCGTCCCACTGGCGCGATCCGGTGCCCCTCGATGCCACCTGCGGGATCTTCGGCGAATCGGAGCTCATCGGCCAGATCCTGCGGGGGTACCCCATGGAGCGGCTCTGCGCCGGGGTCAACCAGACCCTGGTGAAGCGGGTGCTTCCCATGCTCAGGCGCTTCCCGTCCGAAACGGTGGTGCTCACCGGCGGGGTAGCCCACAATCGGGCACTGGTCCGCCTCCTTGAGGACGCCACCGGACGTGCCCTGGTTGTGCCGGAACACCCGCAGCACAACGGCGCCATCGGCTGCGCGGTAATCCGGGACCAGGGGCCAGGGACCGGTAAACGCTGA
- a CDS encoding cytochrome C: MKLAKKDWFFIVLILVVVGVFWAISGEVRTKKVPLDANHKPFYDAFAQGAGKLDLDRQCVGCHHEKPGGIPFPKNHPVKPADGPMRCLFCHKFK, from the coding sequence ATGAAGCTCGCAAAGAAAGACTGGTTTTTCATTGTTCTCATTCTGGTTGTGGTCGGAGTATTCTGGGCCATCTCCGGTGAGGTGCGCACGAAGAAGGTTCCGCTCGACGCCAATCACAAGCCGTTCTACGACGCATTCGCCCAGGGTGCGGGCAAGCTGGACCTGGACCGCCAGTGCGTGGGATGCCACCACGAAAAGCCCGGCGGCATCCCGTTCCCCAAGAACCACCCCGTGAAACCGGCGGACGGGCCCATGCGCTGCCTCTTCTGTCATAAGTTCAAGTAG
- a CDS encoding hemerythrin translates to MTIGWRDDLLTGVAEVDDQHKELFRRFGELLTACNQGKGGEEVLRLISFLDDYVVKHFTAEERIMRQHGYPDYLEHKQQHQGFVRRLGELKHQFRDEGAGLSLVITTNHMMIEWLSRHIEKMDKEIAKYVK, encoded by the coding sequence ATGACAATCGGCTGGAGAGATGATCTGCTGACGGGCGTCGCCGAGGTCGACGACCAGCACAAGGAACTGTTCCGGAGGTTCGGTGAGCTGTTGACCGCCTGCAACCAGGGCAAAGGGGGCGAGGAGGTCCTGCGGCTCATCAGCTTCCTGGACGACTACGTGGTGAAGCACTTTACCGCGGAAGAGCGGATCATGCGCCAGCACGGCTACCCCGACTACCTGGAGCACAAGCAACAGCACCAGGGCTTTGTCCGCAGGCTGGGAGAGCTCAAGCACCAGTTCCGGGACGAAGGAGCGGGCCTCTCCCTGGTGATCACCACCAACCATATGATGATCGAGTGGCTGTCGCGGCATATCGAGAAGATGGACAAGGAGATCGCGAAGTACGTCAAATAG
- a CDS encoding cytochrome C, with protein sequence MVARLALLILIAALLSACVGPPPGEGCRSCHRPHHAEKGTCVSCHRGNGRSTRLVIAHYRLVPAELSHFTIPGSVRVEEGKRVAERFGCRRCHRLGEKGTRLAADLDRLAGDDPVRLFEAIRQPVLFMPDFRFDDRRTADVVNAIMAFAGAAPAQGTAAVPLVVHFEAVRAKEGNLFVTKCGGCHRLLTAGEGGLGAGTVAPNLSGLFSPFYPTPFKPDEPWTPERLGRWLDNPRSVRPAALMSPVPLTKEEKAKLVPFLRADLEN encoded by the coding sequence TTGGTCGCTCGTCTGGCCCTTCTGATCCTGATCGCCGCTCTTCTGTCCGCCTGCGTCGGACCGCCGCCGGGCGAGGGATGCCGCTCCTGCCACCGCCCCCACCATGCGGAAAAGGGCACCTGCGTCTCCTGTCACCGGGGTAACGGCAGGAGCACGCGTCTGGTTATCGCCCACTATCGGCTCGTGCCGGCTGAACTCTCCCACTTCACCATCCCCGGCAGCGTCCGGGTGGAGGAGGGAAAGCGCGTGGCAGAGCGGTTCGGCTGCCGCCGCTGCCATCGCCTGGGTGAAAAGGGGACGCGCCTGGCCGCCGACCTGGACCGTCTGGCCGGTGACGACCCGGTGAGACTCTTCGAGGCAATCCGGCAGCCGGTTCTTTTCATGCCCGACTTCCGGTTCGACGATCGTCGGACCGCCGATGTGGTGAATGCCATCATGGCCTTTGCCGGGGCCGCTCCCGCACAAGGGACCGCTGCCGTCCCTCTTGTGGTCCACTTCGAGGCCGTTCGCGCGAAGGAAGGCAACCTGTTCGTCACCAAGTGCGGCGGCTGCCACCGGCTCCTTACCGCCGGCGAGGGAGGGTTGGGTGCCGGCACCGTCGCGCCGAACCTTTCCGGGCTTTTCTCCCCGTTTTACCCTACCCCCTTCAAGCCGGACGAGCCCTGGACCCCCGAGCGCCTCGGCCGCTGGCTCGACAATCCCCGCAGCGTCCGTCCCGCCGCTCTCATGTCACCGGTACCCCTCACCAAGGAAGAGAAGGCGAAGCTGGTTCCGTTCCTTCGCGCCGATCTCGAAAACTGA
- a CDS encoding cytochrome B6, translating into MHVGEPERDLRRGPRGGGEYVRSSPHFFRPVKRAFAAGLLLLALLALVVPAPLLAPADPAAPPNPAKSAWFLLWTQEVVSHGNGFAWGIVALSLWFLLMPWLGRHRPERAVWFGEGNRASSWLALGACAVIVALTVVAMVFRGENWSLVWPF; encoded by the coding sequence GTGCATGTCGGTGAACCGGAGCGGGACCTGCGTCGCGGTCCCCGGGGAGGAGGGGAGTACGTCCGGAGCTCTCCCCACTTTTTCCGTCCGGTCAAACGGGCCTTTGCCGCCGGCCTGCTCCTGCTGGCGCTCCTCGCCCTGGTTGTCCCGGCGCCGCTCCTGGCCCCCGCCGACCCGGCCGCCCCGCCGAACCCGGCCAAATCGGCCTGGTTCCTCCTCTGGACCCAGGAGGTCGTGAGCCACGGCAACGGCTTCGCCTGGGGCATTGTTGCCCTTTCTCTCTGGTTCCTGCTCATGCCGTGGCTTGGCAGGCACCGGCCCGAGCGGGCCGTCTGGTTCGGTGAGGGTAACCGCGCCTCCTCGTGGCTCGCGCTGGGAGCCTGTGCCGTCATTGTAGCCCTGACCGTGGTCGCCATGGTCTTCCGGGGGGAGAATTGGTCGCTCGTCTGGCCCTTCTGA
- a CDS encoding cytochrome B6 yields MAGFDRGRRRFIAALAAFTASLAAAWRFLVPAARGGGERFTVAKASIPPRGALVFKERHLAVMRDGDTLYALDLTCTHLGCTVTVTPSEIVCPCHGSRFDLKGNVVKGPADRPLARHRVEDRGERVEIVVG; encoded by the coding sequence ATGGCGGGATTTGACCGGGGACGCCGGCGGTTCATCGCGGCGTTAGCCGCATTCACGGCCTCGCTGGCGGCGGCGTGGCGCTTTCTCGTTCCCGCGGCGCGGGGCGGGGGGGAGCGATTCACCGTTGCCAAGGCATCGATCCCCCCACGGGGCGCCCTTGTGTTCAAGGAACGGCACCTGGCGGTCATGAGGGATGGGGATACCCTCTATGCCCTTGACCTCACCTGCACCCATCTGGGCTGCACGGTGACCGTCACACCGTCGGAGATCGTCTGCCCCTGTCACGGCAGCCGCTTCGACCTGAAGGGAAACGTTGTCAAAGGTCCCGCCGACCGTCCCCTGGCCCGCCATCGGGTGGAGGACCGGGGCGAGCGGGTGGAGATTGTCGTCGGATGA
- a CDS encoding cytochrome C has translation MRWMMLCIAACLLAAPVASWPADAATGENCRVCHRDVLTGPHAGIGCSPCHGDDRATVRNPALVADRAARCVACHRGYDRLFDHPMTTRSAERRFVADTLGRADGAFFRNQCGGCHVTGCLDCHPGGGHALTRPRDSQCLSCHRGYFVGTDYHGRAPREDALRYQRGELANGETFLPMLPDVHAEAGMGCADCHSMASLVAGKRTAKGCIDCHTPDPRVVEHRIAAHRDRLECVACHAAWAPQEYGTFWLRFTNSPRLQSRFQVVTRQDDWVKSAYLKRQDAPPLALNEAGRVSPARPQFILYHSDFRNERVVGQENRLLAARWKTFAPHTIRRETVMCDGCHDNPRRFLLEPPHERIYRTRADGLSLDSFWDRTGQRMANGTFMEPERVRRMGVRTPEYTKGYLERWRDLTGDAGGSSRR, from the coding sequence GTGCGCTGGATGATGCTCTGCATCGCCGCCTGCTTGCTGGCAGCGCCGGTCGCGTCGTGGCCCGCTGACGCCGCCACGGGCGAAAACTGCCGCGTCTGCCATCGGGATGTCCTTACCGGCCCCCATGCAGGCATCGGCTGTTCCCCCTGTCACGGCGACGACCGGGCCACGGTGCGCAACCCGGCCCTCGTGGCCGACCGCGCCGCCCGGTGCGTGGCTTGCCACCGTGGATACGACCGTCTCTTCGACCACCCCATGACCACCCGGAGCGCGGAACGGCGCTTCGTGGCCGATACCCTGGGGCGAGCCGATGGTGCATTCTTCCGCAATCAGTGCGGCGGCTGCCACGTGACGGGCTGCCTCGACTGCCATCCCGGCGGCGGCCATGCCCTGACCCGGCCCCGGGACAGCCAGTGTCTCTCCTGCCACCGGGGCTACTTCGTGGGCACCGACTACCACGGCCGGGCGCCCCGGGAGGATGCCCTGCGCTACCAGCGGGGCGAGCTGGCCAATGGCGAGACCTTCCTCCCCATGCTGCCCGACGTCCATGCCGAGGCGGGGATGGGGTGCGCCGACTGCCACTCCATGGCGAGCCTGGTCGCGGGCAAGCGGACCGCAAAGGGGTGCATCGACTGTCACACACCGGACCCGCGCGTGGTCGAACACCGCATCGCCGCCCACCGGGACCGGCTCGAATGCGTTGCCTGCCATGCCGCGTGGGCACCCCAGGAGTACGGTACCTTCTGGCTGCGCTTCACCAACAGCCCCCGGCTCCAGTCCCGCTTCCAGGTGGTCACCCGCCAGGACGACTGGGTGAAGAGCGCCTATCTCAAGCGACAGGACGCCCCCCCCCTCGCGCTCAACGAAGCGGGGCGGGTGAGCCCGGCTCGGCCCCAGTTCATCCTTTACCATTCGGATTTCCGCAACGAACGGGTAGTGGGGCAGGAGAACCGGCTCCTGGCCGCCCGCTGGAAGACCTTTGCCCCCCACACCATCCGGCGCGAAACGGTCATGTGCGACGGCTGTCACGACAACCCGCGGCGCTTTCTGCTGGAACCGCCCCACGAGCGGATCTACCGGACCCGGGCCGACGGTCTTTCCCTCGATTCCTTCTGGGACCGCACCGGCCAGCGGATGGCCAACGGTACGTTCATGGAGCCGGAGCGGGTGCGGCGCATGGGGGTGCGGACCCCCGAATACACGAAAGGGTATCTGGAACGATGGCGGGATTTGACCGGGGACGCCGGCGGTTCATCGCGGCGTTAG
- a CDS encoding cytochrome C, with amino-acid sequence MKHKTAWLTLAAAALAFCAAAPVFAEKAGIGWQETIAAKSGKAKTMAELAKMYDSSSCIECHQEVHDEWEQSIHARSIFGTGRTAATFMTAVVNGLMEWDYSGVKSPSDVKVEHLMGCAKCHLPQLADAEDSVAKEIIATIGNWQDALKKKDAAKATAEADKLKSLNINCLVCHNRNAITHKWTDGYPRAGVVYGSKDGEHPSAAFPAMKVSPIMSESIQCGQCHGLGPNMELDNPTQCCTSYASYLWAYRAEGGRESCQECHMKKSKLGHNMQSYRDPGMAKAAVEFKAEAYGYHWRDGALVTPKAVVKVEMTNHAGHSIPDG; translated from the coding sequence ATGAAGCACAAAACCGCATGGCTGACCCTTGCTGCCGCAGCGCTTGCGTTCTGTGCCGCCGCACCGGTCTTTGCCGAAAAGGCGGGCATCGGCTGGCAGGAGACGATCGCTGCCAAGAGCGGCAAGGCGAAGACCATGGCCGAGCTGGCAAAGATGTACGATTCCAGTTCCTGCATCGAGTGTCACCAGGAAGTCCACGATGAGTGGGAGCAGTCGATCCATGCCCGCTCCATCTTCGGTACCGGCCGGACCGCCGCCACCTTCATGACCGCCGTGGTCAACGGTCTCATGGAGTGGGACTATTCCGGGGTGAAAAGTCCGTCTGACGTGAAGGTCGAGCACCTGATGGGGTGCGCCAAGTGCCACCTTCCCCAGTTGGCCGATGCCGAGGATTCGGTTGCCAAGGAGATCATCGCAACCATCGGCAACTGGCAGGATGCGCTGAAGAAAAAGGATGCGGCAAAGGCCACTGCCGAGGCCGACAAGCTCAAGAGCCTCAACATCAACTGCCTCGTCTGCCATAACCGCAACGCCATCACCCACAAGTGGACCGACGGCTATCCCCGGGCAGGGGTCGTCTATGGCTCCAAGGACGGGGAGCACCCCTCCGCGGCATTCCCCGCGATGAAGGTCAGCCCCATCATGTCCGAGTCCATCCAGTGCGGCCAGTGCCACGGCCTGGGGCCGAACATGGAGTTGGACAACCCGACCCAGTGCTGCACCAGCTATGCGAGCTACCTCTGGGCCTACAGGGCCGAGGGCGGACGGGAAAGCTGCCAGGAATGCCACATGAAGAAGAGCAAGCTCGGCCACAACATGCAGAGCTACCGCGACCCGGGCATGGCCAAGGCCGCGGTTGAGTTCAAGGCCGAAGCCTATGGCTACCACTGGCGGGACGGGGCACTGGTGACGCCCAAGGCGGTGGTGAAGGTCGAGATGACCAACCACGCGGGTCACTCGATCCCCGACGGCTGA
- a CDS encoding porin encodes MMNMRKISTISGVALGTALLAGTAFAGPRITFGPEDQGALQIDYKGQFQMTVRDNGSGANGDDTTTNFNFRRNRLAFMGKYGDMLSLYVQTEFTEDPNVSTLGVGDNSADTQFQLLDAVMRFKFHDSFRVNVGKFKHNLTRENLEACEMPLTLDRSLFIRAPYVSTRDVGVAVWGNLFDDIFQYRLDVMEGRKAGDRDANGYSSPDSNFRYTARAHVTLLDPEKDYGYKGTYMGDKQVLTVGAAVQYEPNVAYGNAATQSDSKDYTAWTVDGYFEYPVEGFGTLTASAAYADFSIDDAYTVSTNVDSGAIGLNGEKRGWYAKAGYMFPTIPLQIFGRYERWSFANLNNVVDQDINWYGAGANYYIWGQNLKLTAEVSKTDFDKEGTFSGVKSEDFTTFITQLQLLF; translated from the coding sequence ATGATGAATATGCGCAAGATATCGACCATCTCCGGCGTCGCCCTCGGTACGGCCCTGCTGGCCGGCACGGCGTTTGCCGGCCCCCGCATTACCTTCGGCCCCGAGGACCAGGGCGCCCTCCAGATCGACTACAAGGGCCAGTTCCAGATGACGGTCCGCGACAACGGCTCCGGCGCCAACGGCGACGACACCACCACCAACTTCAACTTCCGCCGCAACCGTCTCGCCTTCATGGGCAAGTACGGTGACATGCTGAGCCTCTATGTCCAGACCGAATTCACCGAGGACCCCAACGTGAGCACTCTCGGCGTCGGCGACAACAGCGCCGACACGCAGTTCCAGCTTCTCGACGCCGTTATGCGCTTCAAGTTCCACGACAGCTTCCGGGTGAACGTGGGCAAGTTCAAGCATAACCTGACCCGCGAGAACCTGGAGGCGTGCGAAATGCCGCTCACCCTGGACCGCTCCCTCTTCATCCGCGCTCCCTATGTTTCGACCCGCGACGTGGGTGTGGCGGTCTGGGGCAACCTGTTCGACGATATCTTCCAGTATCGCCTCGACGTGATGGAAGGCCGCAAGGCCGGCGACCGGGATGCCAACGGGTATTCCTCTCCTGATTCGAACTTCCGCTACACGGCCCGGGCCCACGTGACCCTGCTCGACCCCGAGAAGGATTACGGCTACAAGGGTACCTACATGGGCGATAAGCAGGTGCTGACCGTGGGCGCCGCGGTTCAGTACGAGCCGAACGTCGCTTACGGCAATGCCGCCACCCAGAGCGACTCCAAGGATTACACCGCCTGGACCGTGGACGGTTATTTCGAGTATCCGGTCGAAGGCTTCGGCACGCTCACCGCATCCGCGGCTTATGCCGACTTCAGCATCGATGACGCCTATACCGTGTCCACCAACGTGGACTCCGGCGCCATCGGCCTCAACGGCGAGAAAAGAGGCTGGTACGCCAAGGCCGGTTACATGTTCCCCACCATCCCGCTCCAGATCTTCGGGCGCTACGAGCGGTGGAGCTTCGCCAACCTCAACAATGTGGTGGACCAGGATATCAACTGGTACGGCGCCGGCGCCAACTACTACATCTGGGGCCAGAACCTGAAGCTCACGGCCGAGGTCAGCAAGACCGACTTCGACAAGGAAGGAACATTCAGCGGAGTCAAGAGCGAGGACTTTACCACGTTCATCACCCAGCTCCAGCTCCTCTTCTAG
- a CDS encoding LysR family transcriptional regulator yields the protein MDLTLLKTFVKVASIGSISKAAVLLCVTQSAVSRRIKLLEEHYGHPLLERTGTSLKPTPAGKMLIEKAMSILDIERQILDSLGVKESKQKISFCCTPSFGISSLPTILNSFLAGKGEEADLKFVFAMPEEALDGIRSGRFDLALIEHCDDLDLNGYRTHPLPADEMVFISAPARGIDTPEPDIDRLLGERLYLKNETGCAKRFLNWNMRSIGRDGNEFVNTVYFDDCPFILSQVRAGNGIAFVSASIVQAELHTGTLRAHRIAGFNPLRPRTLVFSPHMECSPAIHAFIETLFAAHGIPCPASLPPRQPSR from the coding sequence ATGGATTTGACCCTGCTCAAGACATTCGTAAAGGTTGCATCCATCGGAAGCATCTCCAAGGCTGCAGTGCTGCTTTGCGTCACTCAGTCCGCGGTTTCGCGGCGCATCAAACTGCTCGAAGAACACTACGGCCATCCCCTTCTGGAGCGTACCGGGACTTCGCTCAAACCCACGCCGGCCGGAAAGATGCTCATCGAAAAGGCCATGTCGATCCTCGACATCGAACGCCAAATTCTCGACAGCCTCGGTGTCAAGGAATCGAAACAGAAAATCTCCTTCTGCTGCACCCCGTCCTTCGGCATCAGCAGCCTGCCGACGATCCTCAACTCCTTCCTCGCCGGCAAGGGAGAGGAAGCAGACCTCAAGTTCGTTTTCGCCATGCCCGAGGAGGCCCTTGACGGGATCAGGAGCGGCAGGTTCGACCTTGCCCTCATCGAGCACTGTGACGACCTGGACCTGAACGGTTACCGAACCCACCCCCTCCCCGCCGACGAGATGGTCTTCATCAGCGCCCCGGCACGCGGCATCGACACGCCCGAGCCGGACATCGACCGGCTCCTGGGAGAGCGGCTCTATCTCAAGAACGAGACCGGCTGCGCCAAACGGTTCCTCAACTGGAACATGCGCTCAATCGGGCGCGACGGCAACGAGTTCGTCAACACCGTATACTTTGACGACTGTCCGTTCATCCTCAGCCAAGTGCGGGCCGGCAACGGCATCGCCTTTGTCTCGGCAAGCATCGTTCAGGCCGAGCTTCACACCGGCACGCTGCGCGCGCACCGGATCGCCGGATTCAACCCGCTCCGTCCCCGTACCCTCGTGTTCAGCCCGCACATGGAGTGCTCCCCCGCGATCCACGCCTTCATCGAGACACTCTTTGCAGCCCATGGCATCCCCTGCCCCGCGTCCCTGCCCCCTCGCCAACCATCCCGATAA